TTCATCACAGAATCGGTCCCATTCTTCAGCAGCTTCCAAGGATGCCTCACATACCTCTCCTAGAACAGGTCTTTGAAGTAACTCTTCTAGTTGCTCGGAAAATTGTTTAATCGTTTCCATAGATGCACCTTTTAGGACACTACCAACAAACTCTGCAGGAGTATACCAATCTGAAACTCTTTGTAAATCACGGTATACCTGTGATAATAATAAGTTACGTGGCCCTTCCCACTGTTCATTAACTACTACATCCCGGAATATTCGTGGTAGTGAGGAAAACTCCTCCATTACTCCATGTCCGGCAAAGACCGAAATCGCCTCACGTAATACCTCTGCCCCCTCATTTGTTACGCACATTTTTTGCAATAAGATTAATTCACGTAAATTGAAAAGTTGTTTTTGAACTTCTATTGGATAGTTCGATTTAATTCCCGGATTAAGCGGCTGCTCTAATTTTAAAAATAAATCATAGATTTTAAACGCACCTGCCGTTGTTCGCTCCGCCGCCTTTTCAATCCTTTTTAATTTACTAGCTGCGAGGGGATATTCCTTCACTTTTTTACCGAAAACTGTCCTAAAATCACTGTACAGCCTGGCTTCTCTTGACGCCCGAAGCATAAACCCTGCACAAGCAATTCCAATTTCCAATCGTGACAGAGTAAGCACAATCCCTACCGCTACTGCTATACCTTTATCTTGTGGGCCGATTGGATAAGCAAGTGCACCATGATATTGAATTTCACCAGTTGGGACCTCAGCAGTGCCCATTTTCCATTTAATCCGGTTAATTTGATAGCCGTTTCTCTTTTCCTTTTCCTTGTCACCTGGCAGCCAGGAAGGAACGATAAATGTTGAAACCTTGTTAGACCCTGATATTTTGGCTGTTACAACCGAATAATCTGCATGTGCAACAGAACAGAAAAATTTATTTCCATACAAGCGATAGTTCGGTCCATCCGGAACGGCTTCAAGCACATTAGCCGGCAAATCAGAGCCGCCTTGAATCTCTGACATAAATTGTGCCCCAATCGCAAATTCGCCGTTTATTCCTTCCTTTGAATGCCGCAAAATTTCTTGCAGTTCAGGATAATCTTCATTTGGAAATTGATCAAGAAGGGCAATGAGACCATGTGTACAGGTCATTGGACAAGTTACACCAGCTTCACCTAATTGGTGTATTAACATTCTCTTCACAAAGCTTTCCCATGGTTCCATTTGACTAGAAAACAGACCTTCACCAAAAATACCCTGTTCGAGTTTATGAACCTCCATAGGCCGGACAACCCGGTCAATTCGGTGATTAAACGCATCATAATGAAGCATGTATGGGCGTACTTCTGGTCTAGCCGTCCGTTCCGCTAATCGATTCCATTCATTTGAAACGATTGGCGAAAAAGCTAAGATTTTCTGATGAATCTGTTCATAACGAGAGGCGGTAAAATGTTTTACGGCTTTTTGCAAAAACGGTTCATCCCGATACCAATCTAGGCTGTCACGCTTATCAACAAATTCATCAAACGAATAGGTATTTTTTCCACTGATGTCTGTGCCTTGGGAAGCGATGTTCATAGAATGTCACTCCTTTGTATTGAATTATTCTAAAAATTCAATTTAATTATAACGGTTCTTTCATAAAAAGGACAATGACATTGGTACAGAATACCATTTTGAATTATTTCTACACAGAATTAGATTATTTCTCCACAGATTTGAATTATTTCTACACGAAATCAGGTATATTCTACACAGATTTCGATTTTTTCTACAAATTGAGGGTTCACGAAGATTAATTCTACAAATCTATAGATTAATTCTACAAATCTATAGATGAATTCTACAAAACTGAAGGAAAATTCTACAAAATTTCAATTTATTCTACAAAATCGATGCCCGATTCTACAATAATTAGAAATAAACTTCCAATTCAAACTCAAACAAAAATCCAAAGGGTGCTGAAAACTAGCACCCTTTATTTCCGTTATTTATACTCCGCCATCGACATCATCTCAAACTCAAAAAAGGGGTCTACGAGCGTTCCACCCGATCTATTGCCAACACCCCCACAGGTTTTATCAATCATGAATTTATTTTTTCTTACCTGTGTAAATATGAATGGCATCTCTTAAAAATTCAGCCGTACCAGGCTGTTCTTTATCATAATAGGCAGTGAATCTCTCATCGTCTACATACATTTGTGCAAGACCGGCATGTGCCTCTTTACTATACTCATTCCAATAGTGACACAACCACTGCTTGTGAAGGTCAGCCGCTTTTTGCGCTAGTTCTCCCGCAGGATTCCCTATTTTAAACGCCTCTGCTAAGGTCACAGTCACCTGTTCCGCTAATTTCGCAGCATGATCGTATTGTTCCTGGGTCATGTTCTGAAGTTTCGCATTGGATTGGTCCACGGTTTCATTTCCATATTTTCCACGGATTTCTTTCCCATACTTTTTCTCGTTTTCATCAATCATCTTTTTCTTGAAGCCTTCGAATTTTTCTTTATTAGACATTTCATTTCTCCCTTCTGCTAATGCGATTGTTTTATCTACATTGGCAATTAATTTGTCTAATTGTTCTTTTCTCTCAAGGAGTTTTTTACGATGATCTCTAAGCGCAGTTGCACTATCAAAATCAGGGGCAGATATGATTTCTTTTATGTTTTCTAAGCTGATATCTAGCTCTCGATAAAACATGATTTGCTGCAGGCGATCTACTTCTACTTGCCCATAGATTCGGTATCCAGATGAATTGATTCTTGCCGGCTTAAGAATTCCAATCTCATCATAATACCGAAGGGTCCGTGTACTTACCCCGGCTAACTCGGCCAGTTTCTGCACTGTATACTCCATTCGCTCACCTCCTATAACCCAACGATACACCTTTACGCAACGTAAATGTCAATCACTAGTTTGCCTATTTTTTTACAACTATTTATAAGTATTTGTTTTCATGAGTTCTACTCTAATCAAGTTCCCTTTAGGTTGGGTTACCCGTTGCTCTTTTCCTGTATCATCTAGGGCACGTAGACTGCTTCTGCGTTACCCGGTTCTCTTTCAATCAACCACCTTGGTTAATGTGTCACCAAAAAAGTTGTCGATTTGATTTAATAATAATAGATTTTTTCTCCTATTATAATAAAATTAGGAAATAATTCTCACAGAACAAAAACAGGAGAGGGGCAAGTTCATGGCTAAACTTTACGTTCTATATAATCAACCTAAGGATCAGGAGGGATTTGAACAATATTATTACAATGTACATATTCCGTTAGTGCAAAAACTTCCCTATCTTAAAGGGGCTGAAGTTCATCGTGTCTTACAAGCTCAAAACACAAATGAACCTTTATACCTCTTTGCCGAGCTTCATTTTGATAATCCTACTGAATTGAGTCAAGCATTATCATCCCCTGAAGGACAGGAAGTTCAAGGTGATGTTTTAAACTTGATGAGATTCTTGGATAAACCACCGGTAATTTCAATAGTAGATTAATTCCCCGCAATAAGGTCCCTTAAAGGGACTTTTTTTGCGTCCTATTTGTTTCTTTTTGTGATGTTTGTCCTCCTTTAGTCATACAGTTTTAGTAAAGG
The window above is part of the Bacillus sp. SORGH_AS_0510 genome. Proteins encoded here:
- a CDS encoding MerR family transcriptional regulator, which produces MEYTVQKLAELAGVSTRTLRYYDEIGILKPARINSSGYRIYGQVEVDRLQQIMFYRELDISLENIKEIISAPDFDSATALRDHRKKLLERKEQLDKLIANVDKTIALAEGRNEMSNKEKFEGFKKKMIDENEKKYGKEIRGKYGNETVDQSNAKLQNMTQEQYDHAAKLAEQVTVTLAEAFKIGNPAGELAQKAADLHKQWLCHYWNEYSKEAHAGLAQMYVDDERFTAYYDKEQPGTAEFLRDAIHIYTGKKK
- a CDS encoding acyl-CoA dehydrogenase family protein, with the protein product MNIASQGTDISGKNTYSFDEFVDKRDSLDWYRDEPFLQKAVKHFTASRYEQIHQKILAFSPIVSNEWNRLAERTARPEVRPYMLHYDAFNHRIDRVVRPMEVHKLEQGIFGEGLFSSQMEPWESFVKRMLIHQLGEAGVTCPMTCTHGLIALLDQFPNEDYPELQEILRHSKEGINGEFAIGAQFMSEIQGGSDLPANVLEAVPDGPNYRLYGNKFFCSVAHADYSVVTAKISGSNKVSTFIVPSWLPGDKEKEKRNGYQINRIKWKMGTAEVPTGEIQYHGALAYPIGPQDKGIAVAVGIVLTLSRLEIGIACAGFMLRASREARLYSDFRTVFGKKVKEYPLAASKLKRIEKAAERTTAGAFKIYDLFLKLEQPLNPGIKSNYPIEVQKQLFNLRELILLQKMCVTNEGAEVLREAISVFAGHGVMEEFSSLPRIFRDVVVNEQWEGPRNLLLSQVYRDLQRVSDWYTPAEFVGSVLKGASMETIKQFSEQLEELLQRPVLGEVCEASLEAAEEWDRFCDEFFKMFQEIALAEIH
- a CDS encoding EthD family reductase gives rise to the protein MAKLYVLYNQPKDQEGFEQYYYNVHIPLVQKLPYLKGAEVHRVLQAQNTNEPLYLFAELHFDNPTELSQALSSPEGQEVQGDVLNLMRFLDKPPVISIVD